A region of Curvibacter sp. AEP1-3 DNA encodes the following proteins:
- a CDS encoding MATE family efflux transporter: MMAANPMLDGPLLPLLARLALPTVVVMFLVTLLSVAETYFVSVIGTDAIAAASLVVPVILLMTMVSNGGIGGGVSSAIGRARGAGQEDEAQSLAWHAFVLGLIFGLGFTLVLWMVGPTLYHFLGGRGASLEQAVLYSNILFGGAAASWVLTLLQSALRGTGNVKVPALIIASSVFIGLLISPALISGWYGLPPLGVAGAGVAQVLTNLIGLSSVVVYMRSKRSSLRLQPYPLRRDHFAAILRVGLPSSVNAAMSNLALTAVTAAAGSFGVDAIAGYGIASRIDSLLVPILFGFGTAALTVVATNLGARQVARARRAAILNAIFVACLLEGLGLLLAFWPELWLGWFTHNPEVLKVGALYLLIVGPTYGLSAISMELYFAGQGASRIGWPMVATATRLAFAVLATALAASGSVSLSVAFFLVAAGVVASAVISLWGFARTSWEEKR, translated from the coding sequence ATGATGGCGGCCAATCCCATGCTCGATGGCCCTTTGCTGCCCCTGCTGGCCCGCCTTGCACTTCCTACGGTGGTGGTTATGTTCCTGGTCACACTGCTAAGCGTGGCCGAGACCTACTTTGTCAGCGTGATCGGCACGGACGCAATTGCTGCGGCATCGTTGGTCGTGCCGGTGATTCTGTTGATGACCATGGTCTCCAATGGCGGCATCGGCGGTGGCGTTTCGTCCGCCATCGGCCGCGCACGTGGCGCTGGGCAAGAGGATGAGGCTCAAAGCCTGGCGTGGCACGCATTTGTGCTGGGGCTTATTTTCGGCCTCGGTTTCACGCTCGTGCTTTGGATGGTCGGGCCAACGCTGTACCACTTCCTTGGCGGACGCGGTGCATCACTAGAGCAGGCCGTGCTGTATTCGAACATCCTATTCGGTGGGGCTGCAGCTTCCTGGGTGCTGACGCTTCTGCAATCGGCTCTTCGTGGCACAGGGAACGTCAAGGTGCCGGCGTTGATCATCGCGAGCTCAGTGTTTATAGGTCTTTTGATCTCTCCTGCGCTCATTTCGGGCTGGTATGGTTTGCCCCCTCTTGGTGTGGCGGGTGCGGGCGTGGCGCAAGTGCTGACCAATCTGATCGGGCTGTCGAGCGTTGTGGTCTACATGCGCTCCAAACGCAGCAGCCTGCGGCTGCAGCCCTATCCCCTGCGGCGTGACCATTTCGCGGCCATTCTCAGAGTTGGCCTGCCCTCCAGCGTGAATGCGGCAATGTCTAATTTAGCGCTCACGGCAGTCACCGCCGCAGCGGGCAGTTTTGGAGTGGATGCCATAGCTGGGTATGGGATTGCCTCTCGTATTGATAGTTTGCTGGTACCCATCCTTTTTGGCTTCGGAACCGCCGCTCTCACTGTAGTAGCAACCAATCTTGGAGCCAGACAAGTCGCCCGCGCCCGTCGCGCAGCTATCCTCAATGCGATCTTTGTTGCCTGTTTGCTCGAAGGTCTTGGGCTGTTGCTGGCGTTCTGGCCCGAGCTATGGCTGGGCTGGTTCACCCACAACCCGGAGGTACTGAAGGTCGGCGCGCTGTACCTGCTGATCGTTGGTCCTACCTATGGTCTGTCTGCCATCAGCATGGAGCTTTATTTCGCTGGTCAAGGAGCGAGTCGTATAGGCTGGCCGATGGTCGCAACGGCTACTCGTTTGGCATTTGCGGTGTTGGCTACTGCGCTTGCCGCCAGTGGATCGGTAAGTCTGAGCGTTGCCTTCTTTCTGGTCGCAGCGGGCGTCGTGGCGTCAGCAGTCATTAGCTTGTGGGGTTTCGCCCGCACCTCTTGGGAAGAAAAGAGGTGA
- a CDS encoding efflux RND transporter permease subunit encodes MKRFNLSKWAVTHQSLVLFLIIATLIVGIFSFSRLGRLEDPTFEVPQMTAVVVWPGATAQEVQDQVLNRIERKLQEIDQFDNARSFARQGYGGINLWMKGGSTKEELDAAWYQVRKKIGDIRQELPDGVRGPFFNDEYSDRYSVLYALSAPDLSMAELLTVTEDVKRKLQSVPGAGKVDVLGKQAERVYVEVSTRRLAGLGVPPSAVFEALARQNLVAPAGSSDTTHDRVLVRVDGQLGGVRDISNVTLEVGGKLLRLADIATVSSGYEDPPSFKIRHNGVPVLAIGVKLQKKVRVTDFGKAMEVRLAQIRQELPAGVEIEQYADQPRVVDESIWEFERSFLEALAIVLAVCFVFLGWRTGVVVAASVPLVLGLVAAVMYALGWNLDRISLGALIIALGLLVDDAIIAVEMMVVKLEEGWDRLEAATYAYTSTAFPMLTGTLVTAAGFMPVGFAKSIAGQYAGGIFWVVGLALILSWLVAVIFTPYLGVKLLPKNLSQGSHHEAYDRPVYRRLRRIVDWAVQRRMVVLALTVALLGAAGAGMLTVQQQFFPTAARPELLVELRLREGASFAATERQVKVLESVLAKDPDVEFFTAYTGGGTPIFYLSITPELPNPGFAQVVVKTAGIEQRERVRARLLELFAKDEALPDVKARVTRLEFGPPVGFPVQFRVIGPDKAVVRDIAYKVRDVVRESTLVRDTQLDWNEQVRSVKVQVDQDKARQLGLTNADIQGLVQTTLDGAPVTQIRRGEELIDVVVRATPEERRSIGQIGDLQVFTRSGVTVPLSQIARIEPTFEEPVLWRRNRDMVLTVRSDLADGVQGPFATEQIRPSLKPIVDNLPAGYRIEEGGAIEESDKANKALFAVFPAMFAVTLLFLMIQLQSFSRMFMVFMTAPLAIIGVVPALMIFQAPFGFVALLGVIALGGMIMRNSIILVDQIDQDIAHGVAPWTAIVEATVRRARPVVLTAAAAVLAMIPLTHSVFWGPMAISIMGGLVVATALTLVFVPALYAAWFRIQRDSSAQVSTVEPLTTTAISAGQ; translated from the coding sequence ATGAAACGCTTCAACCTCTCCAAATGGGCAGTCACACACCAATCCCTTGTGCTGTTCCTCATCATTGCAACACTGATCGTCGGCATCTTTTCGTTCAGCCGCTTGGGTCGCCTTGAAGATCCGACCTTCGAGGTGCCGCAGATGACGGCAGTCGTGGTGTGGCCGGGTGCCACGGCGCAGGAGGTTCAGGACCAAGTGCTTAACCGCATAGAGCGCAAGCTACAGGAGATCGATCAGTTCGACAACGCGCGCAGCTTTGCTCGCCAGGGCTACGGCGGAATTAACCTTTGGATGAAGGGCGGAAGCACTAAGGAAGAGCTGGACGCTGCCTGGTACCAGGTACGAAAGAAGATCGGCGACATCCGCCAGGAGTTGCCTGATGGCGTGCGCGGACCATTCTTCAACGACGAGTACAGCGATCGTTATAGTGTGCTTTATGCACTGAGTGCGCCCGACCTCTCGATGGCCGAACTGCTGACCGTCACCGAAGATGTGAAGCGCAAGCTACAGAGTGTTCCCGGTGCTGGGAAGGTCGACGTGCTGGGCAAGCAGGCTGAGCGCGTGTACGTAGAGGTCTCTACGCGGCGCCTGGCGGGACTCGGCGTCCCGCCTTCTGCTGTATTCGAAGCTCTGGCACGCCAGAATCTGGTGGCGCCCGCAGGCTCGTCTGACACTACACACGACCGCGTGCTGGTAAGGGTGGATGGGCAACTGGGCGGTGTACGGGATATATCAAACGTCACACTAGAAGTGGGCGGCAAGTTGCTGCGATTGGCCGACATTGCCACTGTTAGCAGCGGATACGAGGACCCTCCGAGCTTCAAAATCCGCCACAACGGAGTGCCCGTGCTGGCAATTGGTGTCAAGCTGCAGAAAAAGGTCAGGGTCACCGACTTCGGCAAAGCGATGGAGGTGCGCTTGGCGCAGATCCGACAGGAACTCCCCGCCGGTGTGGAGATCGAGCAGTACGCCGACCAGCCACGCGTGGTCGACGAGTCGATCTGGGAGTTCGAGCGCTCCTTCCTGGAGGCGCTAGCGATCGTACTCGCGGTCTGTTTCGTGTTCCTTGGCTGGCGCACCGGCGTTGTGGTTGCTGCCTCGGTGCCGCTGGTCCTGGGCCTAGTCGCGGCAGTGATGTACGCCCTAGGCTGGAACCTGGACCGCATCTCGCTGGGTGCACTGATCATTGCGCTTGGTTTACTGGTCGATGACGCCATCATCGCGGTCGAAATGATGGTGGTGAAGCTTGAAGAGGGCTGGGACCGTCTTGAGGCTGCGACCTACGCCTACACCTCGACCGCGTTCCCGATGTTGACGGGTACGCTGGTCACCGCAGCTGGATTCATGCCTGTCGGATTTGCGAAGTCCATCGCAGGTCAATACGCGGGGGGAATCTTCTGGGTGGTAGGCCTTGCGCTGATACTGTCGTGGCTGGTAGCAGTGATTTTCACACCTTATCTCGGTGTGAAGTTGCTGCCCAAGAATTTGAGCCAAGGCTCGCACCACGAGGCGTACGACCGGCCGGTCTACCGCCGGCTGCGCCGCATTGTTGACTGGGCAGTGCAACGCCGTATGGTCGTTCTGGCCCTAACCGTAGCGTTGCTCGGCGCAGCTGGCGCCGGAATGTTAACGGTTCAGCAGCAGTTCTTCCCGACGGCGGCAAGGCCGGAACTGTTGGTCGAGCTGCGTCTGCGCGAGGGTGCGTCGTTCGCGGCAACAGAGCGTCAGGTCAAAGTGCTGGAGAGTGTCCTGGCCAAGGACCCCGACGTCGAGTTCTTCACGGCTTATACCGGGGGAGGCACGCCGATCTTCTACCTTTCGATCACACCGGAACTGCCGAATCCCGGGTTCGCGCAAGTCGTCGTCAAAACCGCAGGAATTGAGCAGCGCGAACGGGTGCGTGCACGGCTGTTGGAGCTGTTTGCCAAAGACGAAGCTCTGCCCGATGTGAAGGCGCGGGTGACTCGGTTGGAGTTCGGTCCACCCGTGGGCTTCCCGGTGCAGTTTCGGGTGATCGGACCCGATAAAGCCGTGGTACGTGACATCGCCTATAAGGTGCGCGACGTGGTGCGCGAGAGCACGCTGGTGCGTGACACGCAGCTTGACTGGAATGAGCAAGTGCGTTCAGTCAAGGTACAGGTCGACCAGGACAAGGCTCGCCAACTGGGCCTCACCAACGCCGACATCCAGGGCTTGGTGCAGACCACGCTGGATGGCGCGCCGGTCACGCAGATCCGGCGTGGCGAGGAACTGATCGACGTTGTCGTGCGAGCCACTCCGGAAGAGCGAAGGAGCATCGGTCAAATCGGCGATTTGCAGGTCTTTACGCGCAGCGGCGTAACGGTGCCGTTGTCGCAGATTGCCCGCATCGAGCCAACTTTCGAAGAGCCGGTTCTGTGGCGGCGCAACCGCGACATGGTACTGACTGTGCGTAGCGACCTAGCTGACGGTGTGCAGGGTCCATTTGCTACGGAGCAAATCCGGCCTTCGCTCAAGCCCATTGTGGACAACCTGCCCGCGGGCTACCGCATCGAAGAGGGCGGCGCCATCGAGGAAAGTGACAAGGCCAACAAGGCGCTGTTCGCGGTCTTCCCGGCCATGTTCGCTGTAACGCTGCTGTTTCTGATGATCCAGTTGCAAAGCTTCTCGCGCATGTTCATGGTTTTCATGACCGCGCCGCTGGCGATCATTGGTGTCGTGCCTGCGCTGATGATCTTCCAAGCGCCCTTCGGCTTCGTGGCACTGCTGGGTGTGATCGCGCTGGGCGGGATGATCATGCGCAATTCGATCATCTTGGTTGACCAGATCGACCAGGACATCGCGCACGGCGTTGCGCCCTGGACGGCCATCGTTGAAGCGACGGTCAGGCGCGCGCGCCCGGTGGTGCTGACGGCCGCTGCAGCAGTGCTGGCCATGATCCCACTGACGCACAGTGTCTTCTGGGGGCCTATGGCGATCTCAATCATGGGCGGTCTGGTGGTGGCCACGGCATTGACTCTTGTTTTTGTACCCGCCTTGTACGCCGCATGGTTCCGTATTCAGCGTGACAGTTCAGCGCAGGTTTCGACGGTTGAACCGCTCACAACCACAGCCATATCCGCAGGTCAATGA
- a CDS encoding efflux transporter outer membrane subunit — protein sequence MHQRLIPLTAALLLAACSSAPPAAPKPAAALSESFRSAAVTSGYLVDARWWNTFGDATLTTLIERALQNNHEVAISLQRVQAARSGLTAQASRLFPAVGIQASASRSNSDLPEAVKQGQPDTRALRLGVDMTWEIDLAGGVRAARDAAAVDALGAEAGVAGARLMVASEVARQYFIWRSASERLRIVEALSRDQRETARLVESRRREGQASAFDVDRARAEADAFDSQLPPLRTLAGVSQTRLAVLLGENPSLPLDGVASTFEWPAIRTIAPGQPSELLRRRPDLLAAESRLAAENLRTLEARAQWWPKLFLSAIVGQQDLQLNALNLSPVRFSNVALALAAPIFNAGRIDAGVQAQSAKATEAIHAWQQAVLVAVQEVEDSLLAQQQEQQRYIALTSTLANRNQSLQHAQRLLSAGQIDKLALLDVQRSVLAGELAISQSHLQQQLDAVQLFKALGGGFETRSVPGTVVSLVQPVIQ from the coding sequence ATGCACCAACGATTGATCCCACTGACAGCTGCGCTGCTTCTGGCGGCATGCAGCAGTGCACCACCCGCTGCGCCCAAGCCCGCGGCAGCGCTGTCTGAAAGTTTTCGAAGCGCTGCGGTCACGTCTGGTTATCTTGTAGATGCGCGCTGGTGGAATACGTTTGGCGATGCCACCCTTACGACATTGATTGAGCGCGCATTGCAGAACAACCATGAAGTGGCAATTTCCTTGCAGCGAGTGCAGGCTGCGCGTTCAGGGCTCACTGCGCAGGCATCACGCCTTTTCCCGGCGGTCGGCATTCAGGCCAGTGCCTCGCGCAGCAATTCCGATCTACCCGAAGCGGTCAAACAAGGACAGCCCGACACGCGCGCATTGCGCTTGGGCGTCGATATGACTTGGGAAATAGATTTGGCAGGCGGCGTGCGCGCTGCACGGGATGCTGCGGCGGTTGATGCGCTTGGAGCTGAGGCGGGAGTTGCAGGGGCTCGATTGATGGTGGCCAGCGAAGTAGCGCGGCAATACTTCATATGGCGCAGTGCCAGCGAAAGGCTGCGCATTGTGGAAGCGTTGTCACGCGACCAGCGTGAAACTGCACGCCTGGTAGAGAGCCGACGCCGCGAAGGACAGGCTAGCGCCTTTGATGTAGACCGTGCCCGCGCTGAGGCTGACGCATTTGACTCGCAATTACCCCCGCTACGCACGCTGGCCGGCGTAAGCCAGACACGGCTGGCAGTGCTACTGGGAGAAAACCCTTCTCTGCCCCTTGATGGCGTTGCGTCCACTTTTGAGTGGCCAGCAATACGGACCATTGCGCCGGGCCAACCCAGTGAACTCTTGCGGCGCAGACCCGACCTGTTGGCAGCAGAGTCGCGCCTTGCGGCAGAAAACCTTCGCACGCTGGAAGCACGCGCGCAATGGTGGCCCAAGCTATTTTTGAGTGCCATTGTGGGTCAACAAGACTTGCAGCTCAACGCACTGAACTTGAGTCCCGTGCGCTTCAGCAACGTGGCACTGGCGCTGGCAGCGCCGATCTTCAACGCTGGGCGGATAGATGCAGGCGTTCAGGCGCAATCAGCCAAGGCCACTGAGGCCATTCATGCCTGGCAGCAGGCAGTGCTAGTGGCTGTACAGGAAGTGGAGGACAGCCTGCTGGCACAGCAACAGGAACAACAGCGCTACATCGCGCTGACCAGCACGCTAGCGAACCGTAACCAATCACTGCAACACGCCCAGCGTCTGCTGAGTGCCGGGCAGATCGACAAGCTGGCCCTACTGGACGTACAGCGCTCCGTACTGGCCGGTGAATTGGCCATCTCGCAGAGCCATTTGCAGCAGCAACTGGATGCTGTGCAGCTATTCAAGGCATTGGGCGGTGGGTTTGAGACCCGCAGCGTGCCAGGCACCGTGGTTTCTCTAGTTCAACCTGTAATTCAATGA
- a CDS encoding alpha/beta fold hydrolase has product MSASTLSHSSITIPGVIEHFLDPLGAEARNQGRLRYLKGGTGAPLILLHTVRTQAEHFRRLIPLVQERYTVYALDLPGMGYSQIVPGASYDEHAMRAAVKRLITQLDLHDVTILGESMGATLALTTAADMGKRVRRVVAINAYDYAGGIARSSLLAQFVVTGVLAPGIGPTFASIEPKPIMRAVLRGGLGDKAALQDDYLNELLKVGRRPGYPGVARAVYGNLPSLIAARARYPEIRARVHLIYGETDWSRPSDRQANRQILPAADFIQVPGAGHFIALERPEVPAKVLNDAIASISTEGSR; this is encoded by the coding sequence ATGTCTGCAAGCACTCTTTCCCATTCCAGCATCACTATCCCGGGTGTCATTGAACATTTTCTCGACCCTCTTGGGGCAGAGGCAAGAAATCAGGGGCGACTGCGCTACCTCAAAGGTGGAACCGGAGCGCCGTTGATACTGCTGCACACCGTGCGCACTCAGGCAGAACACTTCCGCCGCCTCATCCCACTGGTCCAGGAGCGGTACACCGTGTACGCGCTCGATCTGCCAGGCATGGGTTACTCACAGATCGTGCCGGGAGCCTCGTATGACGAGCATGCGATGCGAGCGGCTGTGAAGCGCCTTATTACCCAACTCGACCTGCACGACGTGACAATTCTGGGCGAGTCGATGGGCGCGACGCTCGCCCTCACCACCGCGGCCGATATGGGAAAGCGTGTACGCCGGGTGGTGGCCATCAACGCTTATGACTACGCGGGCGGGATTGCGCGGTCCAGCTTGCTGGCCCAGTTTGTCGTGACCGGCGTGCTGGCGCCGGGCATCGGCCCCACATTCGCTAGCATCGAACCCAAGCCGATCATGCGCGCGGTGCTGCGTGGAGGTCTCGGCGACAAGGCCGCCCTACAAGACGACTACCTCAATGAACTATTAAAAGTTGGACGCCGCCCCGGCTACCCGGGCGTGGCCCGGGCGGTGTACGGGAATCTGCCCAGCCTCATCGCGGCGCGTGCCCGGTATCCCGAGATCCGCGCACGCGTGCACCTCATCTATGGCGAGACCGATTGGTCACGTCCGTCGGACCGACAAGCCAATCGGCAAATCCTTCCTGCAGCCGACTTCATCCAGGTGCCTGGTGCGGGACATTTCATTGCCTTGGAACGCCCAGAGGTACCCGCCAAAGTACTGAACGACGCGATTGCATCGATCAGTACAGAAGGAAGCAGATAA
- the moeA gene encoding molybdopterin molybdotransferase MoeA yields MKTLDDIARSLQGYDPQALRMADANTFIDRLVAPVQGTEVLPLRQCLGRVLAEDLISNMAVPAHDNSAMDGFAFSGAALSGPSTLTLRVAGTALAGKAWVGSVNAGECLKVMTGAILPAGLDTVVPHEMTTVEGDLVHIPADRLRAGDNRRLRGEDLQLGGVALSKGELLAPASIGLAASLGLQTLPVLRRLKVAYMSTGDEVVSPGEPLREGAVFDSNRYTVTSLLERLGCEVVELGVVRDEPVALEAAFRSAAAQADVIISSGGVSVGEADFTKGMMAKLGDVAFWRIAMRPGRPFALGRIGTTVLFGLPGNPVAVMVTFLSLVRPALLKMMGAAPKPLPLLQAHSQEPMRKKAGRTEYQRGIVTVAQDGQLQVRTTGNQGSGVLSSMVQANGLIVLGHEQGNVAVGDLVSVMMFDGVI; encoded by the coding sequence ATGAAAACGCTGGACGACATTGCCCGCTCCCTGCAGGGGTATGACCCGCAGGCGCTGCGTATGGCAGATGCCAACACCTTTATTGACCGCTTGGTGGCTCCAGTGCAGGGCACGGAGGTCTTGCCCCTGCGCCAGTGCCTGGGCCGAGTGCTGGCTGAAGATTTGATTTCCAACATGGCCGTGCCTGCGCACGACAACTCCGCCATGGACGGCTTTGCCTTTAGTGGTGCAGCACTTTCTGGCCCAAGCACTCTTACGTTGCGCGTGGCTGGCACGGCGCTCGCGGGCAAAGCGTGGGTCGGCAGTGTCAACGCTGGCGAATGCCTCAAGGTGATGACTGGTGCCATCCTGCCTGCGGGGCTGGACACCGTGGTGCCCCACGAGATGACCACAGTCGAAGGTGACCTAGTCCACATCCCTGCGGACCGCTTGCGTGCCGGGGATAACCGCCGGCTGCGGGGCGAAGACCTGCAGCTCGGAGGCGTTGCGCTATCAAAAGGGGAGCTGCTTGCGCCCGCATCCATTGGGCTGGCGGCCAGTTTGGGTCTGCAAACCTTGCCGGTGCTGCGTCGACTGAAAGTGGCCTATATGTCCACCGGCGACGAGGTTGTGTCCCCCGGCGAGCCGCTGCGCGAGGGTGCGGTTTTTGACAGCAACCGCTATACCGTGACCAGCTTGCTGGAGCGCCTGGGCTGCGAAGTGGTTGAGCTGGGCGTGGTGCGCGACGAGCCAGTTGCGCTCGAAGCTGCCTTCCGGAGCGCGGCAGCACAGGCCGATGTGATCATCAGTAGCGGTGGTGTGAGTGTGGGCGAGGCTGACTTCACCAAGGGCATGATGGCCAAGTTGGGCGATGTGGCCTTCTGGCGGATTGCCATGCGGCCGGGCCGGCCCTTTGCCTTGGGTCGCATCGGCACCACGGTGTTGTTTGGCCTGCCGGGCAACCCTGTGGCGGTGATGGTGACTTTCCTCTCGCTGGTGCGCCCCGCACTGCTCAAGATGATGGGGGCTGCGCCTAAGCCGCTGCCCTTGTTGCAAGCCCACAGCCAGGAACCCATGCGCAAGAAAGCCGGCCGCACCGAGTACCAGCGCGGCATTGTGACCGTGGCCCAAGACGGGCAGCTGCAAGTGCGCACCACCGGCAACCAAGGCTCTGGCGTGCTCAGCTCCATGGTGCAGGCCAACGGCCTCATCGTGCTCGGTCATGAGCAGGGCAACGTGGCCGTGGGCGACTTGGTCAGCGTGATGATGTTTGACGGCGTGATTTGA
- a CDS encoding TetR/AcrR family transcriptional regulator, translating to MKKEISQADPKGSATSESPKRGRPRDPERVRRILMAAREHFYAHGFERANIDAIAADAGVSKMTVYSHFGSKDGLFEAVIEDRTEGVVAASSGKQALDPLHPESALKKIGAQFIALMRDETVLGQFRTMYGAAGEQPDACAAFYRQGPDRLTGELADYLHAAHAAGSLKVRQPRIAADLFLAMFLGESHILGMLKLVPAEERSDNALLREAVRVFMAAYSPST from the coding sequence ATGAAAAAAGAAATTTCTCAAGCCGACCCAAAAGGTTCAGCCACAAGTGAATCGCCCAAACGTGGTCGCCCCCGCGACCCAGAGCGCGTGCGGCGAATCCTCATGGCAGCACGTGAACATTTCTATGCGCACGGCTTCGAGCGCGCGAACATCGACGCCATTGCGGCGGACGCCGGAGTGTCGAAGATGACCGTTTACAGCCACTTCGGGTCGAAAGATGGTTTGTTTGAAGCGGTAATCGAAGACCGCACTGAAGGCGTTGTGGCAGCATCCAGCGGTAAGCAGGCCCTAGACCCGCTTCACCCGGAATCCGCCTTGAAAAAAATTGGGGCGCAGTTCATTGCGCTGATGCGGGATGAAACAGTACTCGGACAATTTCGCACTATGTATGGCGCTGCCGGTGAACAGCCAGATGCATGTGCCGCCTTTTACCGGCAAGGCCCGGATCGTCTTACTGGCGAACTCGCTGACTACCTGCACGCCGCCCACGCTGCCGGCAGCCTCAAAGTACGGCAACCACGGATTGCTGCAGATCTGTTTCTTGCGATGTTTCTCGGAGAGAGCCACATACTGGGTATGTTGAAGCTCGTCCCTGCAGAAGAGCGCTCAGACAATGCGCTTTTGCGAGAAGCTGTGAGGGTGTTTATGGCGGCTTACAGCCCATCCACTTAA
- a CDS encoding efflux RND transporter periplasmic adaptor subunit — MKNRSIPIVALTTLSMAAASLFIAGCSDKPAPHSAVRSVYVSMVASADGADQRNFTASVRARVETELAFRTSGKVVQRLVDVGTQVRAGQALARLDTNDYALAVQAAEDLVRAARVDAEQSASDEARFRRLSAEGSVGMADHERQKARADAAAARLSQAQSQLALARNRDTYTTLVAPYDGVVTALRIEMGQVVAEGQPVLAVARDGEREIVADIPEEWVGRVRTAAASANGWYERDNTALPLRLRELSPLASAQGRTFRARFAATEASRKMISQLPLGSTAQLQLATKDSGERGVQLPVTALVKGSGQPGVWVLNTSANGLVFKPVQVQTIDDSSLRVTGLSTGEKVVTVGAQKLDAGQAVRAIERPLAQLSQATTRSGS, encoded by the coding sequence ATGAAGAACCGTTCAATCCCTATCGTCGCCCTGACGACCCTCAGTATGGCAGCCGCGTCCTTGTTCATAGCAGGTTGCAGCGATAAGCCTGCACCACATTCTGCAGTTCGATCCGTTTATGTCAGCATGGTGGCGTCGGCCGATGGGGCCGACCAACGCAACTTTACGGCCAGCGTGCGCGCCCGGGTCGAAACTGAGCTTGCCTTCCGCACGAGCGGAAAGGTGGTTCAACGACTCGTTGACGTGGGTACACAAGTACGCGCAGGTCAAGCACTCGCGCGTTTGGACACCAATGACTACGCACTGGCAGTCCAGGCTGCAGAAGACCTAGTAAGGGCTGCGCGGGTAGACGCTGAACAGTCCGCCTCTGATGAGGCCCGCTTCCGTCGCCTTTCTGCGGAGGGATCAGTCGGTATGGCCGATCACGAACGCCAAAAAGCCCGCGCAGATGCAGCTGCCGCAAGGCTCAGCCAGGCGCAAAGCCAGTTGGCGTTAGCCCGAAACCGAGACACCTACACCACGTTGGTCGCACCTTACGACGGAGTCGTAACTGCCTTGCGGATAGAAATGGGCCAAGTGGTTGCGGAAGGACAGCCTGTGCTGGCGGTGGCGCGTGACGGCGAACGCGAGATCGTTGCGGACATTCCAGAGGAGTGGGTTGGCCGCGTTCGTACGGCCGCAGCCAGCGCTAATGGCTGGTATGAGCGTGACAACACTGCACTACCCCTGCGCCTGCGTGAGTTGTCACCCCTGGCATCTGCGCAGGGTCGCACTTTCCGTGCACGTTTCGCAGCGACCGAGGCATCCCGCAAGATGATTAGCCAACTGCCTTTGGGTAGCACCGCGCAACTGCAATTGGCCACCAAGGACTCCGGCGAACGTGGAGTGCAGTTGCCCGTAACTGCCTTGGTGAAGGGTAGTGGTCAACCCGGTGTCTGGGTGCTCAACACATCAGCCAACGGGCTGGTATTCAAGCCGGTGCAGGTACAGACTATCGACGATAGTAGTCTGCGGGTTACTGGGCTATCCACGGGCGAAAAGGTGGTGACTGTTGGAGCGCAAAAGCTCGATGCTGGTCAGGCAGTGCGTGCAATCGAAAGGCCACTGGCGCAGTTGAGTCAGGCCACAACACGGAGCGGATCATGA
- a CDS encoding substrate-binding periplasmic protein — MTTKFHFFGFILLLVLGTGMTHAQSGRSERISSSKELRVCIWPDYFGISYRNPKTQQLEGIDIDLSQAFAKDLGVKLRYVDSSFAKLVEDLTQDRCDVAMFAVGITAARAEKLKFSQPYLVSDIYAITTKSNRRIKTWDDIDQTGVVVSVAKGTLHESVMRDKLKAATLSINATPQGREQDVESGRADVFMTDFPFSRRMLEQTDWARLVSPTATYHLTSYAYAVAPGDATWLQRVDKFVADTKRDGRLLAASKKNGLEPVVVRD, encoded by the coding sequence ATGACAACCAAATTCCATTTTTTTGGGTTCATACTGTTACTGGTTTTAGGGACCGGTATGACCCACGCCCAGAGTGGTCGCTCAGAGCGGATTTCCAGTAGCAAGGAGCTACGCGTCTGCATCTGGCCAGACTATTTTGGAATTTCCTATCGAAACCCAAAAACTCAACAACTTGAGGGGATAGACATCGACCTTTCGCAGGCGTTTGCCAAGGACTTGGGCGTCAAGCTTCGCTACGTTGACAGCTCATTTGCCAAACTGGTCGAAGATCTGACGCAGGACCGGTGCGATGTCGCGATGTTTGCCGTGGGGATTACCGCGGCGCGCGCTGAGAAGTTGAAGTTTTCTCAGCCGTATCTGGTGAGCGACATCTATGCCATCACCACCAAAAGCAACCGCCGCATCAAAACCTGGGACGACATTGATCAAACCGGAGTGGTTGTATCGGTAGCCAAAGGCACGCTGCACGAGTCGGTGATGCGCGACAAGCTCAAAGCGGCTACTTTGTCTATCAACGCAACTCCACAGGGTCGGGAACAGGATGTTGAATCCGGACGTGCTGATGTTTTCATGACAGACTTCCCATTTAGCCGGCGCATGCTGGAGCAAACTGATTGGGCCAGGCTGGTAAGTCCAACGGCCACCTATCATCTGACATCTTACGCTTACGCAGTTGCTCCCGGGGACGCAACTTGGCTGCAACGAGTCGATAAATTTGTTGCCGATACCAAGCGCGATGGCCGGCTCTTGGCTGCCTCCAAAAAGAATGGGTTGGAACCTGTCGTAGTGCGGGACTAG